From Thalassophryne amazonica chromosome 5, fThaAma1.1, whole genome shotgun sequence:
ATTATTGTTTCCATCTATATATTCAGTttctttattcatatgttttctttctttttattcatctatttgaatttattcattaatttttttcttcattgatTTATGTATTGATTAAtctattatttattatttcttcATTTCTTTGTTTATGTAGTCATACGAGTATGTTCACCTATTTTTGATCAATACATTTTTTTCATCTGTTTTTTGTTCATCAGTGATTCCATGTGTTTATTTATGGGGGTGGGGTTTTTTAGGGGGGTTGGATTGTTTGTTCTCTGCAGACGTGGAGGAACTTCAAACTAAagatattaataaattaataagattatttttttctacactcaacaaaaatataaatgcaacacttttggttttgctcccattttgtatgagatgaactcaaagatctaaaactttttccacatacacaatatcaccatttccctcaaatattgttcacaaaccagtctaaatctgtgatagtaagcacttctcctttgctgagataatccatcccacctcacaggtgtgccataccaagatgctgattagacaccatgattagtgcacaggtgtgccttagactgcccacaataaaaggccactctgaaaggtgcagttttatcacacagcacaatgccacagatgtcgcaagatttgaaggagcgtgcaattggcatgctgacagcaggaatgtcaaccagagctgttgctcgtgtattgaatgttcatttctctaccataagccgtctccaaaggcgtttcagagaatttggcagtacatccaatcagcctcacaaccgcagaccacgtgtaaccacaccagcccaggacctccacatccagcatgttcacctccaagatcgtctgagaccagccgctcggacagctgctgaaacaatcggtttgcataaccaaagaatttctgctcaaactgtcagaaaccgtctcagggaagctcatctgcatgctcgtcgtcctcatcggggtctcgacctgactccagttcgtcgtcgtaaccgacttgagtgggcaaatgctcacatttgctggcgtttggcacgttggagaggtgttctcttcacggatgaatcccggttcacactgtccagggcagatggcagacagcgtgtgtggcgtcgtgtgggtgagcggttttctgatgtcaatgttgtggatcgagtggcccatggtggcggtggggttatggtatgggcaggcatctgttatggatgaagaacacaggtgcattttattgatggcattttgaatgcacagagataccgtgacgagatcctgaggcccattgttgtgccatacatccaagaacatcacctcatgttgcagcaggataatgcacggccccatgttgcaaggatctgtacacaattcttggaagctgaaaatgtcccagttcttgcatggccggcatactcaccggacatgtcacccattgagcatgtttgggatgctctggaccggcgtatacgacagcgtgtaccagttcctgccaatatccagcaacttcgcacagccattgaagaggagtggaccaacattccacaggccacaattgacaacctgatcaactctatgtgaaggagatgtgttgcactgcatgaggcaaatggtggtcacaccagatactgactggtatccccccccaataaaacaaaactgcacctttcagagtggccttttattgtgggcagtctaaggcacacctgtgcactaatcatggtgtctaatcagcatcttgatatggcacacctgtgaggtgggatggattatctcagcaaaggagaagtgctcactatcacagatttagactggtttgtgaacaatatttgagggaaatggtgatattgtgtatgtggaaaaagttttagatctttgagttcatctcatacaaaatgagagcaaaaccaaaagtgttacgtttatatttttgttgagtgtatttctgtCATGGATACACATCAACATTCATCATTATGTTTTATCTGCTTTAATTTAAAACATAGTTAATAATAAAATCTAAAAGAAAGATTAAACATGAAATAAAGAATAAAgggaattaaaaataaataaataaattaaaaaacccTTGAGTTTAGCAGGAACGTTTCTGCAGTCGGAACCTTTCTTTTGTTCTGTGCGCACAACCGGAAGTTTAGCGTCCGTCCCTTTAAGTCGTCCGGATAGTTTGTGTGTCTGAAGATTTGGTCTTTAATTCAGTTTGACTTTAATTCTTGAGACGTGTTCGCGGTTCATGTCACGGATAGAAAAAACTGAAGTAAACAGCTGATTTCAGGTCAGTTTTTCGCTTTCTGATGGTTTAAATAAAACTCATCTCCTTCCCTTCATCCTCCCGTATTTCCTTCCctttctttttcctggttcctTTTATAATACCGTCTCACCTCTTCCATCTTTCTCTTCCTTTGTTCACAcctttttctgttctgtttttctcCATGTACTACATGTGCTACATCCTTTCCTCTTTCATTCCTTGCTGTCTTTTTAGAATAGAACAGAAAGTTTTTTATTTGTAGTTTTTTGCTCTTTGAGGTGTGCTGCTCCTgatcagtaaaaaaaacaacaacaataaagtagTTCTTTCAGTTCTGATGATGTCAGAGGCCATCAGGTGGAACAGGTGGTGGGCGGAGTCTGCCCTCCTCCCAGGAACTGTTTGATTCTCATCTCCTCTCTCCTTCCCTCAGGATGGACCTGTCATCCTTCCTTCAGGACCTTAGTCTCTCCTTGACAGAGAAACCCCTCCCCCTATGCTCTCATCCTCCAATCACAGAGCTGCTGGATGGTCTACGGGAGCACCTGACTGGTGCAACTGATGCAGAACTCTGTGCTCTGATTGACCGAGTAGAACGCTTCTTCCTCATGGGTGATCCTCATTGGCTCTTCTGCCCTCCCCCAGCCAATCAGggagcagagcagcagcaggaggtgggttCTGAGGGTGGATGGGCAGAGCTGCAGGGAGCGTATGTCGCTCTGGTCGACGCTCTGGCTCGCTGTGCTGCTCTGCCGCTCTGTCACGAGGACAGTGGCTCGCTGCCCACCGCTGATTATAAGACCATCCCTGAACGTGTCATTGCATTGAGCTCCGCCCTTAAAGCACTGCTGGAAGCTCTGGCAGAGCGTGAGCGAGGATGCGGAGCTGACAGAGAGCAGCAGCACAAGCTGCTACTGGCTGTGGCGCCGCAGATCTGCGTGTTCGCCGTGACACATGATCAGGTGAGTTTGAACACCAGTGACACCACAGCTGAGTGTTTGAAAACCTCTGAggattatttatattttttcattgacgtgtttaaaaaaacaaaccacgGGTGGTGGCTaagcggttagtgtgcttggtttcagtgtggaaggttccccgctcaaaccccactcctgctacattagtccatgtaatgtggagttgtgtcaggaagggcatccggtgtaaaacttctgccaaatcaacatgctgatccACTTCAGATCTGCTGCAGTAAACCGGAGTGAAAAAAAAGCCAAAAGGACTTAATATTAAgggttgaaaaacaaacaaaaaaataattttgccTGATAACATTTTGCCACTAGGGGGCAGTAAAACTCCACAAATGAGAGTCGTCTTCTCTGTTCAGGTTCAGAACTGGACCAATCAGAAGTCCAGACAGGCAGCACAAAGCCTGCAGGGGGCGCTGCTGTGGGCGGGCCACTGGAGAGACTCCGCCCACTTACTCATTGGAGATGAGAGACGGGAAGAGGAGGGAGGACAGGAGAAGATCCAAGGAATTCTGGGAGGAATTTTGGACATTCTGCAGCCACAGCTCACCAAGTGAGTGAGAGTGACAgtgagagtgacagagagagagtgacagagagagagcgagcactGTGGGTTAAACCACTTCATCAAGACATTTGGTCCAATAGAGGAAAACAAAGAGAAACAAACTACAAAGCTGAGAGTCAGACATCAAAGATGACCAGAAGCCACTAGATGACCCCATGACCCTAAAAGAACCGTAGGACAAAATCAAATTTACTGAAACCAAGGTCTGTAATGTCGACAACATCCTAAATGAAATGAACAAATCCACAGATCCCAAATTCCAACTGGCCACATTAAAGCTCCTTGACATTGTCCTGAGCTCCAGGATCTTCCTCAATATTTGGAACCAAGGACTGATAAACTTTAGCCTAATAATAACTGTGGAGTCTGTGTCAACAGCAACCCCAGGAACATCTTCTGCCTGATCATCAACCACAGACTCCTACACATCCTGACTGAAAACACGCCCTGAACAAATCCCAAATGACCTTCCAACAAACCAGATTTTCACCCTCAGCACCCTGATTAAcaaccaaagaaacaaacaaaaaaaaactattctcctgtttgtaaatttaaaaaaaagcatttgattcagtttGGCCCAAGGGTCTGCTGTCCAAACATTTGGAAAGTGGGGTTGGAGCAAAAACATGACATCATAAAgtcaatgtgcacaaacaacaagtggcaacaaacacacacagaacaacACACGCAGAGCAGAATTAGGACGATACCCACTAAATATTAAAGTTCAAAAGAGAACAATTAAATGTTATGAGCACCTTAAAAACAGTGACCCCAATCCGCTCCATAACAAAGTCCTGATCCACAGAGAGACTGTAGAGACACACCCCCTCAGCCAGCTGGTTCTGGGACTctctacacaaacacaaacccTGTCAGACTAAaccaaattaaaagaaaacaaaaagaaaatgatgtgacacactggaaaaaaaatccaccaaaaaCCAGCGTAAACTGGATGCTGTTTGTCCCTAAACAGACAGAACTCGGTGGCAGAATACCTGAacactgtgaccaacccaaagctcaggaagTCCTTGACCACGTACAGACTCGGTGAGCACAGCCTGGCCGTGGAGAAAGGtcaccacagacagacctggctccccagagaaaACAGACTGTGACAgacccactgctcacaacaccaggtggagaGTGAGATGCACTTCCTGACCACCTGCCCGCTGCACCAAAGAGACACGAACAgagacacagatcacaaacaGACTCTGAGAGCAACATCGACAAACTTCACTATCTGTTAGCTGAAGGGACAACAAACGCAGCAGCAATGAAAAGAAGGAACAACGGACACAAACCACagtaaacccaaaacaggagattaaacCGCTACATCACTTTATCTATGTAGAATATA
This genomic window contains:
- the tti2 gene encoding TELO2-interacting protein 2; the encoded protein is MDLSSFLQDLSLSLTEKPLPLCSHPPITELLDGLREHLTGATDAELCALIDRVERFFLMGDPHWLFCPPPANQGAEQQQEVGSEGGWAELQGAYVALVDALARCAALPLCHEDSGSLPTADYKTIPERVIALSSALKALLEALAERERGCGADREQQHKLLLAVAPQICVFAVTHDQVQNWTNQKSRQAAQSLQGALLWAGHWRDSAHLLIGDERREEEGGQEKIQGILGGILDILQPQLTKDTWWHCEAVKLVFAWTLLQVTRPSLSSHLPRLLPPALLLNDHYRRENCMLGIRCLHHIVVNTAAAELRQLNRASVVYEALFKHLYTTDAAVIQLTLSSLLDILLVLEKPPLSLSPASCRRRPCRHDDVLRLILTHMEAEHKVELRRVYAVALPQYIHRMGVAVCRHLKRLERVVLRYLEVEDPPEEHNRLKVLEVLQETLITAWPR